From a region of the uncultured Desulfatiglans sp. genome:
- a CDS encoding ABC-2 type transporter, whose translation MSGHARSIPSSPGVWFQRVASLTVKELRQLYRDPILMLFILYAFTLDIYLAGSGVSLELKQARLFVQDHDRSTASRELIHRFRPPYFRFMGETADERRGIALLDRGEAMLVLDIPEHFEKRLLEDESADVLLLVDTTNSVLGFLASSYAAEIVSGYGMEVGMRRAGLGEDALERMPLIENQARVWFNPNQNNTWFMSLTELLNIITVLVVLLPAAALVREKERGTIEQLLVSPLSPFQIVLPKIAAMSAVILAGTALCLFSVLGAVFHLPFRGSLLFFFAVTALYVFTTAGLGVLAATFARNMAQVGMLTVLMVAPMLFLSGNWTPPEAMNRVMVFFMTLSPLHYFIDASFGILLKGAGLKLLWDDILAMALIGATVFGIGLWRFRRQFH comes from the coding sequence ATGAGCGGACACGCCCGAAGCATTCCGTCTTCCCCAGGGGTTTGGTTTCAGCGCGTCGCATCCCTCACCGTAAAGGAGCTGCGGCAGCTCTACCGCGACCCGATCCTTATGCTCTTCATCCTCTATGCCTTCACTTTGGACATCTATCTGGCCGGGTCGGGCGTCAGCCTGGAGCTGAAGCAGGCGCGCCTCTTCGTGCAAGACCACGACCGCTCGACCGCCTCCCGTGAACTGATCCACCGCTTCCGCCCGCCCTATTTCCGCTTCATGGGGGAAACCGCGGACGAGCGGCGCGGAATCGCCCTCCTCGACCGGGGCGAGGCGATGCTCGTGCTCGACATTCCCGAGCACTTCGAAAAGAGGCTGCTCGAAGACGAATCAGCCGATGTCCTCCTCCTGGTGGACACCACCAACTCCGTGCTGGGCTTCCTGGCCTCATCGTATGCGGCGGAGATCGTCAGCGGCTACGGGATGGAGGTCGGCATGCGGCGCGCCGGCCTCGGGGAGGACGCCCTCGAACGGATGCCGCTGATCGAAAACCAGGCGCGCGTCTGGTTCAACCCCAACCAGAACAACACCTGGTTCATGTCCCTGACCGAGCTCCTGAACATCATCACCGTGCTGGTCGTGCTGCTCCCGGCCGCGGCCCTCGTGCGCGAAAAGGAGAGGGGCACGATCGAGCAGCTCCTCGTCTCGCCCCTCAGCCCCTTCCAGATCGTGCTGCCCAAGATCGCGGCGATGTCGGCGGTGATCCTCGCCGGCACCGCCCTCTGCCTCTTCTCCGTCCTCGGGGCGGTCTTCCATCTCCCCTTCCGGGGGAGCCTCCTCTTCTTCTTCGCCGTCACGGCGCTCTATGTCTTCACCACCGCCGGCCTCGGGGTGCTCGCCGCCACCTTCGCCCGGAACATGGCCCAGGTCGGCATGCTGACCGTGCTGATGGTGGCCCCGATGCTCTTTCTATCCGGCAACTGGACCCCTCCCGAGGCCATGAACCGTGTGATGGTGTTCTTCATGACCCTTTCCCCGCTGCACTATTTCATCGACGCGAGCTTCGGCATCCTCCTCAAAGGCGCCGGCCTGAAGCTCCTCTGGGACGACATCCTCGCCATGGCGCTCATCGGCGCCACGGTGTTCGGCATCGGTCTGTGGCGCTTCCGGCGGCAGTTTCATTGA
- a CDS encoding ABC-2 type transporter, which yields MKWKRIFIVAQKEWREILRDRLFFTLAFVVPGVLMLLFGYGISLDVENLPFAVVDHDRSRLSRDYAYRFIESRYFDFKGYLDDERDVDPLLSDNVIRAAVIIPEHFEKRLLAGRPAAVQTLIDGTFPSRAQTTKSYVTAINNAVTMELVSRHLAERDGKDMDRARKMLQPVGLQIRYLYNQSAKSIWSIAPSLLMVILMIAPPFLTAIGVVREKENGSIYNIYASTVSRGEFLIGKLAPYVIISTLNMTLLWVLAVQLYGAPFKGQLGFFLPASVLYLLCTTGIGLLISVFVRTQIAAIIVTVILTLVPAVLYSGFLIPIASLSGQAKITAHLIPAMYYTNIAVGSFLKGVGLEVLWGDLLVLAVYALIVFSAGFILFSKRPKA from the coding sequence ATGAAATGGAAGCGCATCTTCATCGTCGCCCAGAAGGAGTGGCGCGAGATCCTGCGCGACCGCCTCTTTTTCACCCTCGCCTTCGTGGTGCCGGGGGTCCTCATGCTCCTGTTCGGATACGGCATCTCGCTCGACGTCGAGAACCTGCCCTTCGCCGTCGTCGACCACGACCGCTCACGCCTGAGCCGCGATTATGCCTACCGGTTCATCGAGTCGCGCTATTTCGATTTCAAGGGATACCTGGACGACGAACGGGACGTCGACCCCCTGCTCAGCGACAATGTCATCCGCGCAGCCGTCATCATCCCCGAGCATTTCGAAAAAAGGCTTCTGGCAGGACGTCCGGCCGCCGTGCAGACCCTCATCGACGGGACCTTTCCCTCACGCGCCCAGACGACCAAGAGCTACGTCACGGCCATCAACAACGCCGTCACGATGGAGCTGGTCTCGCGGCACCTGGCCGAACGGGATGGAAAGGACATGGACCGGGCGCGTAAGATGCTCCAGCCGGTGGGACTGCAGATCCGGTACCTGTACAATCAGAGCGCCAAGAGCATCTGGTCGATCGCCCCGAGCCTCCTGATGGTCATTCTCATGATCGCACCGCCTTTCCTGACCGCTATCGGCGTCGTGCGGGAGAAGGAAAACGGGTCCATTTACAACATCTACGCCTCCACGGTCAGCCGCGGGGAGTTCCTGATCGGGAAGCTGGCCCCCTATGTCATTATCTCGACGCTCAATATGACACTCCTCTGGGTCCTGGCGGTCCAGCTCTACGGGGCACCCTTCAAGGGGCAGCTCGGATTCTTCCTGCCCGCCTCCGTCCTCTATCTCCTGTGCACGACCGGGATCGGGCTCCTGATCTCCGTCTTCGTGAGAACCCAGATCGCCGCCATCATCGTGACCGTCATCCTCACCCTGGTGCCCGCCGTCCTCTATTCGGGGTTCCTGATCCCCATCGCCTCCCTCTCGGGCCAGGCCAAGATCACGGCTCACCTGATCCCGGCCATGTATTACACGAATATCGCGGTGGGAAGCTTCCTGAAGGGGGTCGGTCTGGAGGTCCTGTGGGGCGATCTCCTGGTGCTGGCGGTCTACGCCCTGATCGTCTTTTCTGCGGGCTTCATCCTGTTCAGCAAGAGGCCGAAGGCATGA
- the treZ gene encoding Malto-oligosyltrehalose trehalohydrolase, which yields MTVVSVWAPRARSVALVIGGRALEMQALPGGWWQVETALAEHGVDYAFSLDGGAPLPDPRSPWQPYGVQAFSRFFDHARFVWHDEGWRQPPLGAAILYELHVGTFTPEGSFDGVVRKLDYLKDLGVSHIELMPVNSFSGGRGWGYDGVALYAPQEAYGGPEGLKRLVEACHLAGIGVILDVVYNHFGPEGSHLEAFGPYLSELHPVPWGKAVNFDGPDSDAVRAFFLGNARMWFEDYHVDGLRLDAVHAILDTSALHILEELAREAALLENTMGRQLCLIAESALNDPRLVRSPEAGGYGLDAQWSDDLHHALHTLLTGEQDGYYVDFGSLGDLAKALTSGFIYDGRYSRYRRRRHGRPFASFPGHRLLAYSQNHDQVGNRARGERLSRIVGIGRLKIAAALVLTSPFTPLIFQGEEWGASTPFQYFTDHQDKDLARAVREGRRKEFAAFGWEPEDVPDPQDFATFERSRLDWGEISKTPHDELLAWHRSLIALRRSEPDLRAGARPGVSFSEEEGWLSVRRGNVLVLCNLGAAARRIPLPSGAPRYVLLASCSSDVQLSVADATLMPETVVVLKIFNETAAGSATDRCRTPWRR from the coding sequence ATGACGGTGGTAAGTGTTTGGGCGCCAAGGGCGCGCAGCGTGGCCCTGGTGATCGGGGGGCGTGCGCTCGAGATGCAGGCGCTTCCGGGCGGCTGGTGGCAGGTGGAAACCGCCCTAGCTGAACATGGCGTGGACTACGCCTTCTCTCTGGATGGGGGGGCGCCCCTGCCGGATCCCCGCTCTCCCTGGCAGCCGTACGGCGTCCAGGCCTTTTCGCGCTTCTTCGACCACGCCCGCTTTGTCTGGCATGACGAGGGATGGCGGCAGCCGCCCCTTGGCGCCGCTATCCTCTATGAACTCCACGTGGGCACCTTCACGCCTGAAGGGAGCTTCGACGGTGTGGTGCGAAAGCTCGATTACCTGAAGGACCTCGGCGTCAGCCACATCGAACTGATGCCGGTCAACAGTTTTTCAGGAGGCCGGGGGTGGGGGTACGACGGCGTCGCCCTTTACGCCCCGCAGGAGGCGTACGGGGGCCCTGAAGGGCTGAAGCGGCTCGTCGAGGCCTGCCATCTGGCCGGGATCGGTGTCATCCTGGACGTCGTGTACAACCACTTCGGTCCGGAGGGCAGTCATCTCGAGGCCTTCGGCCCCTACCTCTCGGAGCTTCATCCTGTGCCGTGGGGCAAGGCGGTCAACTTCGACGGGCCGGACAGTGACGCGGTGCGGGCATTTTTCCTGGGAAACGCCCGCATGTGGTTCGAGGATTATCACGTCGATGGGCTCCGGCTCGATGCGGTGCATGCGATCCTCGACACCTCTGCGCTGCATATTCTGGAAGAGCTTGCCCGGGAGGCGGCCCTGCTCGAAAACACGATGGGCCGCCAGCTCTGCCTGATCGCGGAAAGCGCCCTCAACGACCCGCGCCTGGTGCGCTCCCCGGAGGCGGGCGGCTACGGCCTCGATGCCCAATGGAGCGACGATCTCCACCACGCCCTGCATACCTTGCTGACCGGAGAGCAGGACGGGTACTACGTCGATTTCGGCAGCCTCGGGGACCTGGCCAAGGCCTTGACCTCGGGCTTCATCTACGACGGGCGGTACTCCCGCTACCGCCGGCGGCGCCACGGCAGGCCGTTCGCCTCCTTTCCCGGGCACCGTCTGCTCGCCTACAGCCAGAACCACGACCAGGTCGGGAACCGCGCCAGGGGTGAGAGGCTGAGCCGGATCGTGGGCATCGGGCGCCTCAAGATCGCTGCGGCCCTCGTCTTGACCTCGCCCTTCACCCCGTTGATCTTCCAGGGGGAGGAGTGGGGGGCGTCGACGCCTTTTCAGTATTTTACAGATCATCAGGACAAGGACCTGGCGCGCGCCGTGCGGGAGGGGCGACGCAAGGAGTTCGCGGCCTTCGGGTGGGAGCCGGAAGATGTCCCCGATCCACAGGATTTCGCAACGTTCGAACGTTCGAGGCTCGACTGGGGAGAGATATCGAAGACGCCGCACGATGAACTCCTGGCCTGGCATCGCAGCCTGATCGCCCTGCGCCGCTCCGAGCCCGATCTGCGCGCCGGGGCGCGGCCCGGCGTTTCCTTCAGCGAAGAGGAGGGATGGCTGAGCGTCAGGCGTGGGAATGTGCTCGTGCTCTGCAACCTCGGCGCAGCGGCACGAAGGATTCCTCTTCCGTCTGGCGCCCCGAGATACGTCCTTCTGGCTTCCTGCTCGAGCGATGTACAGCTCAGCGTGGCCGATGCGACTCTCATGCCAGAAACGGTGGTCGTTTTGAAGATCTTCAATGAAACTGCCGCCGGAAGCGCCACAGACCGATGCCGAACACCGTGGCGCCGATGA
- a CDS encoding hypothetical protein (Evidence 5 : Unknown function), whose product MVTNATAPYMAAARQGGEILYYKSAPNGGGLIGTGTGIRSWFVRTSMDMFYYFSKPTNQTLQTFQQRRNAELRRLFRAALKKDYTGILTDADVQHLVTEGSKPLSAREIMDALQRADDHVRLCNMNSYDQLVKYIENWTPINLDKDNPSNIQLPDIEIPKNKAAVRLFLNIANQLSREATSRSQKVSLQWLIETSARRFKEHLADVQKHVSRLTEHTSAQRSFLQKILLHPSIVNIPVTERDLAMQLLTHKYRTEILPGWDSPDNELLRNTVQNQEENTPLDPNTIFEIFSSKDIEKRFLKVDESNLLPVLYRVSAENLIRQDKALQLEGLQRTLFLALTSPEWSRRPSSLDDFYRYTVLVEQDIETIARDYENYKDSLGRPTLSMRRVWNIIAQTDLPSNVSEANFAGCLVNHPLLTPIKLQRKDHSLFCLTAPPEPVQSPNKIQNQRMSPLPENQSDDLSLEDQNDELSLEEQQYPPQGLEIQSHTPIGIANQQFPAPQTTDTVQNESSKQNIYFADLLKIHSLKEPQSGDNLEHRDETDPLELTPSPHQHPFTKAPVEKPINAKNPGEDSIPTTPLTHTVESDENTKKNLETFPIEWIDTIPKYPKLPNETQTEQCEIVPAINAEQNTAFYTIPISENLKHSDWIDSLYHGDVTLDGNTCYIQCVLAALLEKKWGKDFLKSFCQISSKINAADPSKKERFLSITLRLHGQGNPNSFEFEYNKHDTNLLIPFFESVLAANFHRDRTEWGTPQEVLENLGLDYISLIESEEIAPELNRSMLLRPLSAKSPAEFSREGKAIVRHLKTLLMQEANALEQGGGKDQYFLTQIETLHKQMLLRLFNDSDTSPLLTQERFSTYQQSTAQFLQGHVKPDVDRFYAFLCESTEQAQKEKAYFTERGEKSKKAFLKQFKKEAINRDHNFIKSCIMDITSFITDESNLLKYNNNEAHNKNIRTFQENIESILLDNQKLFFGDSRILSNDKIKLLLGDIKIYLQKQPSIIPENPKEIRSFSSKLIKRTNIEILLKKRCKENHKIGMNHIILQLSQYHTQKINPMYDQFFQLYLSNLKFKQINTLLSHLGSQTLDFYRNLRKLYKSELAVLHQNFPNIMKTKLRNFISNGLEKDSPMVLFAGNHWMPLISTSPTYFICYSMQSSSDRRQIPREGFLEEMCLPLIQNYEDAAGTPVDIIQIKKPRTDIEKEK is encoded by the coding sequence ATGGTAACGAATGCTACGGCTCCTTACATGGCGGCTGCCCGTCAAGGGGGTGAAATACTGTATTACAAATCCGCGCCCAATGGGGGAGGACTTATCGGTACAGGAACGGGTATACGCAGTTGGTTCGTCCGAACATCCATGGACATGTTCTACTACTTCTCGAAGCCTACCAACCAAACGCTGCAGACGTTTCAGCAGCGAAGAAACGCTGAGCTCCGCCGCTTGTTTCGCGCCGCACTTAAAAAAGATTATACAGGCATATTGACAGACGCAGACGTGCAGCATTTGGTTACTGAGGGAAGCAAGCCCCTTAGCGCTAGAGAAATAATGGATGCACTCCAACGTGCTGATGACCATGTCAGACTATGCAACATGAATTCTTACGATCAATTAGTAAAGTACATAGAAAATTGGACACCTATAAATCTAGATAAAGATAACCCATCTAATATTCAGTTACCGGATATCGAAATTCCCAAGAACAAGGCTGCAGTTCGATTATTTTTGAATATTGCCAATCAGCTTTCCAGAGAAGCGACCTCACGTTCGCAGAAGGTAAGCCTCCAGTGGTTGATAGAAACGTCCGCCAGACGATTCAAAGAACACCTTGCTGACGTTCAGAAACATGTTTCCCGCTTGACGGAACATACCTCTGCTCAACGATCCTTCCTCCAGAAGATCCTTCTCCATCCTAGCATCGTAAACATCCCCGTAACTGAAAGAGACCTGGCCATGCAGCTCCTGACCCATAAGTACAGAACCGAGATCTTACCCGGATGGGATTCGCCCGACAACGAGCTTCTCAGGAACACAGTTCAAAACCAGGAGGAAAATACGCCACTCGACCCGAATACAATATTCGAAATCTTTTCCTCCAAAGATATCGAAAAGCGATTTCTGAAGGTCGATGAATCCAACCTCCTTCCGGTTCTATACAGGGTCAGCGCCGAAAACCTCATCCGCCAGGACAAAGCTCTACAGCTGGAAGGCCTACAGAGGACGCTTTTCCTCGCCCTGACTAGTCCAGAATGGTCCCGCAGACCTTCGTCATTGGACGATTTCTACAGATACACCGTACTCGTCGAACAGGATATCGAGACGATCGCCCGGGATTATGAAAACTATAAGGATTCGCTCGGAAGACCCACATTGTCCATGCGGCGGGTCTGGAACATCATTGCACAAACCGATCTACCCTCCAACGTAAGCGAAGCGAATTTCGCCGGTTGTCTGGTAAATCACCCGCTTCTTACCCCTATCAAACTCCAGCGCAAAGACCACTCACTCTTCTGCCTGACTGCGCCCCCAGAACCCGTGCAATCGCCTAATAAAATTCAAAACCAACGTATGTCGCCCCTACCCGAGAACCAGAGCGACGACCTCTCGCTGGAAGACCAGAACGACGAACTCTCGTTAGAGGAGCAACAATACCCTCCCCAAGGCCTTGAAATTCAGTCGCATACGCCTATTGGTATAGCAAACCAGCAATTTCCTGCGCCGCAAACGACGGATACTGTCCAAAACGAAAGTTCAAAGCAAAACATATACTTTGCCGACTTGCTGAAGATCCATAGCTTGAAAGAACCCCAATCTGGCGATAACCTTGAACATCGAGATGAGACCGATCCACTTGAACTGACACCATCCCCGCATCAACACCCGTTTACCAAGGCGCCTGTCGAGAAGCCCATTAATGCCAAAAATCCTGGAGAGGATTCAATCCCTACCACCCCGCTGACACACACGGTGGAATCAGATGAAAACACAAAGAAAAATCTTGAAACTTTCCCGATCGAATGGATTGACACAATACCAAAATATCCCAAACTTCCAAATGAAACGCAAACCGAACAATGCGAAATTGTCCCAGCAATCAATGCAGAGCAAAATACCGCCTTCTACACCATACCAATTTCGGAGAACCTCAAGCATTCAGATTGGATTGACAGCTTATATCATGGTGACGTAACTCTGGATGGCAATACCTGCTACATTCAATGTGTTCTTGCAGCCTTACTGGAAAAAAAATGGGGTAAGGATTTTTTGAAATCGTTCTGTCAGATATCTTCGAAAATCAATGCTGCCGATCCTTCAAAAAAAGAGCGCTTCCTCTCCATTACTTTAAGACTTCATGGCCAAGGCAACCCAAATTCCTTCGAATTCGAATACAATAAACATGACACTAATTTGCTGATTCCCTTCTTTGAATCTGTTTTGGCGGCCAATTTTCATAGAGATCGGACTGAATGGGGGACTCCACAAGAAGTGCTGGAAAACCTCGGGTTGGATTATATTTCCCTGATCGAATCCGAGGAAATCGCCCCAGAATTGAACAGGTCGATGCTGCTAAGACCGTTGTCAGCAAAAAGCCCAGCTGAATTTTCAAGAGAAGGGAAAGCCATTGTTCGGCACCTCAAAACGCTATTGATGCAGGAAGCCAACGCCCTCGAACAAGGCGGTGGAAAAGATCAATATTTTCTTACTCAGATCGAAACGCTCCACAAGCAGATGCTTTTGCGATTATTTAATGATTCCGACACCTCTCCTTTACTTACTCAAGAAAGGTTCAGCACCTACCAGCAATCGACCGCTCAATTCCTCCAAGGCCATGTGAAACCGGATGTCGACCGATTTTATGCATTTTTATGTGAATCAACCGAGCAGGCGCAAAAAGAGAAGGCGTACTTCACCGAGCGCGGCGAAAAATCCAAGAAAGCGTTTCTAAAGCAATTCAAAAAGGAAGCCATCAACCGCGATCACAATTTTATTAAATCCTGCATTATGGACATCACTTCATTTATAACAGATGAATCTAACTTATTAAAGTATAACAACAATGAAGCACACAACAAGAATATCCGTACGTTTCAGGAAAATATAGAATCCATTCTATTAGATAATCAGAAACTATTTTTTGGTGATTCCCGTATTTTATCCAATGATAAAATAAAATTATTATTGGGAGATATCAAAATATACCTGCAAAAACAACCTTCGATCATACCTGAAAATCCAAAAGAAATTCGCTCATTCTCTAGTAAGTTGATAAAAAGAACAAACATCGAAATATTGCTTAAAAAGAGATGCAAAGAAAATCACAAAATAGGGATGAATCATATAATATTACAACTCTCTCAATATCATACCCAAAAAATAAATCCAATGTATGATCAATTCTTTCAATTATACCTTTCAAATTTAAAATTTAAACAAATAAATACTCTTTTATCTCACCTCGGTAGTCAAACGCTTGATTTTTATCGAAACCTAAGAAAGTTGTATAAATCTGAACTTGCCGTCTTACACCAAAATTTCCCAAATATAATGAAAACAAAGTTACGAAATTTTATCTCCAATGGCTTGGAGAAAGATTCACCGATGGTTCTTTTTGCAGGCAATCACTGGATGCCGCTCATCAGCACCTCCCCAACCTACTTCATCTGCTACTCCATGCAAAGCAGTTCAGACCGTCGGCAAATTCCGCGGGAGGGGTTTTTGGAGGAAATGTGCCTTCCGCTTATCCAAAATTATGAGGATGCAGCAGGGACTCCGGTGGACATAATCCAAATCAAAAAACCTCGAACGGATATAGAAAAAGAGAAATAA
- a CDS encoding Secretion protein HlyD family protein, whose protein sequence is MKGRPSIIIMLVVACFLAVGGYAAYFDWSRRQGLPEGLLLANGRIEGDRVTVAGKFAGRIQTLLAHEGDWVEAGQPLVTLDDTQIRARVDQAREGLAAYEARIQATSTALRVLRQEVPLSIEMAEADLARATGALQKAQAAEAQAERDAKRFGKLAAKGVVEARRSEEADLAREAARSDRISAEASLIQARKKAADAQLGWERIAAKEDELKALQAQRDQARGALAEAESVLADLTITAPSDGMITHRIVNLGEVVQAGSPLYELVDLDSLYLKVYIPEIQIGKLRLDLPARIYTDAFPEQPFPARVRYIASSAEFTPKEVQTPDERVKLVFAVKLYLDENPDHRLAPGMPADAVIQWDPETPWTEPQW, encoded by the coding sequence ATGAAAGGCCGCCCGTCCATCATCATCATGCTCGTGGTCGCATGTTTTTTGGCTGTCGGAGGCTATGCCGCCTATTTTGACTGGTCACGAAGGCAGGGGCTGCCCGAAGGCCTCCTTCTGGCCAACGGGCGCATCGAGGGGGACCGGGTCACCGTTGCCGGCAAGTTCGCCGGCCGCATCCAAACGTTGCTGGCCCATGAAGGCGACTGGGTGGAAGCCGGGCAGCCCCTTGTCACCCTGGACGACACCCAGATCCGCGCCCGGGTGGATCAGGCCCGGGAAGGGCTGGCCGCCTACGAGGCTCGGATCCAGGCGACTTCGACCGCGCTCCGCGTTTTGAGGCAGGAGGTGCCGCTTTCGATCGAGATGGCCGAGGCGGATCTGGCCCGAGCGACGGGGGCGCTCCAGAAGGCGCAGGCCGCCGAGGCCCAAGCGGAAAGGGACGCCAAACGCTTCGGCAAACTGGCCGCAAAAGGGGTAGTCGAGGCACGGAGGAGCGAGGAGGCCGATCTGGCCCGGGAGGCGGCCCGAAGCGACCGGATTTCAGCCGAGGCCTCCCTCATTCAAGCCCGCAAGAAGGCAGCCGACGCACAGCTCGGCTGGGAGCGCATCGCGGCCAAAGAGGACGAGTTGAAGGCCCTGCAGGCACAGCGCGATCAGGCCCGTGGCGCGCTTGCCGAGGCGGAAAGCGTCCTGGCCGACCTCACCATCACGGCCCCCTCGGACGGCATGATCACCCACCGCATCGTCAACCTCGGCGAAGTGGTTCAGGCCGGCAGTCCGTTGTATGAGCTGGTCGATCTGGACAGCCTCTATCTCAAGGTCTACATCCCGGAGATCCAGATCGGCAAGCTCAGGCTGGACCTGCCGGCCCGCATCTACACGGACGCCTTTCCGGAACAGCCGTTCCCCGCGCGCGTCCGATACATCGCCTCCAGCGCGGAGTTCACCCCCAAGGAGGTCCAGACCCCCGACGAGCGGGTGAAGCTCGTCTTCGCCGTCAAGCTTTATCTCGACGAAAACCCGGACCACCGCCTCGCCCCGGGCATGCCGGCCGACGCCGTCATCCAGTGGGACCCGGAAACCCCGTGGACCGAGCCGCAGTGGTGA
- the ybhF gene encoding ABC transport system, fused ATPase components produces the protein MPGQPPVIRVESIEKAYGRSRALRKVSIEVRSGEIYGLIGPDGSGKSTLMKVLAGVLTFDAGEVQVFGTALDTERAAERIKGRIGFMPQGLGLNLYPELSVEENIDFFARLRLLPEKELAERKEELLAMTRLKPFRGRPMKNLSGGMKQKLGLVCTLIHEPELVILDEPTTGVDPVSRRDFWAILARILRDRGITALVSTAYMDEAARFQRSSLFYEGEVLAEGASAEMTRLVPGTQVNIRPTGRPLEALSRLRRSFSQVEAIGPWFKVFVDQEEHREAEERVLQALDGLEIEEVYSSDPELEDVFIALLNRREKGLPAAGEETPSAPSSAAGREAAGNAIEARELVRDFGAFRAVDRVSFTVAQGEVFGLLGANGAGKTTVIKMLTGILPPTAGEGLVAGADMRRAGRTIKERIGYMSQAFSLYQDLTVIENIRLYAGIYGLGRSLARERAAWILNLAGLEGRERDQAGRLPMGLRQRLALGCALVHRPRILFLDEPTSGVDPVGRRRFWDVLFKLSREDRVTILVTTHYMSEAEHCDHLALMYAGRIVADAGPAEMKQSVEAEAGKLIEVLTPKPLTAMGLLEEAGFEGVALFGNAIHLLSPDPADSETRIRDALDAGGVALQRIETRPLSMEDVFVHRVLSLEREERRTP, from the coding sequence ATGCCCGGCCAACCACCCGTCATCCGCGTCGAGTCCATCGAAAAGGCCTATGGCAGAAGCCGCGCCCTTCGTAAAGTGAGCATCGAGGTCCGCAGCGGAGAGATCTACGGGCTGATCGGCCCGGACGGCTCCGGCAAGAGCACGCTCATGAAGGTGCTCGCCGGCGTGCTGACCTTCGATGCCGGCGAGGTCCAGGTCTTCGGGACGGCCCTTGACACCGAGCGGGCGGCCGAGCGCATCAAGGGGCGGATCGGCTTCATGCCGCAGGGCCTGGGCCTCAACCTGTATCCCGAACTCTCGGTCGAAGAGAACATCGATTTCTTCGCCCGCCTGCGACTGCTTCCGGAAAAAGAGCTTGCCGAACGGAAAGAGGAGCTCCTCGCGATGACGCGCCTGAAGCCCTTCCGCGGGCGGCCGATGAAGAACCTTTCGGGGGGCATGAAACAGAAGCTCGGGCTCGTCTGCACCCTGATCCACGAACCGGAGCTGGTGATCCTCGACGAACCCACGACAGGCGTCGACCCGGTCTCGAGGCGCGACTTCTGGGCCATCCTGGCGCGCATCCTGCGCGACCGCGGCATCACGGCCCTCGTCTCGACGGCCTACATGGACGAGGCTGCCCGGTTTCAACGCAGCTCCCTTTTCTACGAAGGGGAGGTCCTGGCCGAAGGGGCGAGCGCCGAAATGACCCGGCTCGTCCCCGGCACCCAGGTGAACATCCGGCCCACGGGGCGCCCCCTCGAGGCCTTGAGCCGTCTTCGCCGCTCCTTTTCGCAGGTCGAGGCCATCGGGCCGTGGTTCAAGGTGTTCGTCGACCAGGAAGAGCACCGGGAGGCCGAGGAAAGGGTCCTGCAGGCGTTGGATGGGCTGGAGATCGAGGAGGTTTATTCCTCGGACCCCGAACTGGAGGATGTCTTCATCGCCCTGCTCAACCGCCGGGAAAAGGGTCTGCCGGCGGCCGGGGAGGAAACACCGTCCGCGCCCTCTTCCGCAGCCGGCCGGGAGGCGGCCGGCAACGCTATCGAGGCCCGTGAGCTCGTCCGGGACTTCGGCGCCTTCCGGGCAGTGGACCGGGTCAGTTTCACCGTCGCCCAGGGAGAGGTATTCGGCCTGCTCGGGGCCAACGGCGCCGGCAAGACCACCGTCATCAAGATGCTCACGGGCATTCTGCCCCCGACCGCCGGCGAGGGCCTCGTAGCCGGGGCGGACATGCGGAGGGCCGGCAGGACCATCAAGGAGCGCATCGGCTACATGTCGCAGGCCTTTTCGCTCTACCAGGACCTGACCGTCATCGAAAACATCCGGCTCTACGCAGGGATCTACGGCCTCGGACGCAGCCTGGCCAGGGAGCGCGCCGCCTGGATCCTGAACCTCGCCGGGCTCGAGGGGCGCGAGCGTGATCAGGCGGGCCGGCTCCCCATGGGCCTGCGCCAGCGGCTGGCCCTCGGCTGCGCCCTCGTGCATCGGCCCCGGATCCTCTTCCTGGACGAGCCGACGAGCGGGGTGGACCCGGTCGGCCGCCGCCGCTTCTGGGACGTCCTCTTCAAACTCTCGCGCGAAGACCGGGTCACGATCCTCGTCACCACCCATTACATGAGCGAGGCGGAGCACTGCGACCACCTGGCGCTGATGTACGCAGGCCGGATCGTCGCCGATGCCGGTCCGGCCGAGATGAAGCAGTCGGTCGAGGCCGAAGCGGGCAAACTGATCGAAGTCCTGACCCCGAAGCCTTTGACGGCCATGGGCCTGCTCGAAGAGGCCGGATTCGAGGGGGTGGCCCTTTTCGGCAACGCCATCCACCTCCTGAGCCCCGACCCGGCCGATAGCGAAACGCGGATCCGGGATGCCCTGGATGCCGGGGGCGTCGCCCTCCAGCGGATCGAGACCCGCCCGCTCAGCATGGAGGACGTCTTCGTGCACCGGGTGCTGAGCCTCGAGCGGGAGGAGCGCCGGACCCCATGA